One Malus sylvestris chromosome 14, drMalSylv7.2, whole genome shotgun sequence DNA segment encodes these proteins:
- the LOC126598690 gene encoding GDSL esterase/lipase At5g62930-like isoform X2 has product MLHPLQLFTVSSSKDSKKPPAAATIFFGANDAAVLGRTGERQHVPVEEYKENLRKIVLHLKECSPTILIVLITPPPVDEDGRNEFAQSLYGKDASGLPERTNEVTGVYAKKCIKLAEEMGLRSINLWSAMQETEGWQKKFLSDGLHLTPEGNAVVHQQVVKVFSEAWLSAAEMPYDFPHHSEIDGKNPEKAFQQRCI; this is encoded by the exons ATGCTGCATCCTCTGCAATTGTTTACTGTATCGTCTTCAAAG GATTCTAAGAAACCTCCTGCTGCTGCCACAATTTTCTTTGGGGCCAATGACGCAGCTGTTTTAGGCAGAACAGGTGAACGGCAACATGTTCCCGTTGAAGAGTACAAGGAGAATCTCAGAAAAATTGTTCTTCATCTCAAG GAGTGTTCTCCCACCATTTTGATTGTGCTTATTACTCCACCACCTGTTGACGAGGATGGCCGTAATGAATTTGCGCA ATCTTTATATGGTAAGGATGCTAGTGGACTTCCAGAAAGGACGAATGAAGTGACAGGAGTTTATGCGAAGAAGTGCATTAAGCTAGCTGAGGAAATGGGTCTACGCTCCATCAATCTTTGGTCCGCAATGCAGGAAACGGAGGGTTGGCAGAAGAAATTTCTAAG TGACGGGTTGCACCTAACACCAGAAGGCAATGCTGTTGTCCACCAACAAGTCGTCAAAGTTTTCAGTGAAGCATGGCTTTCTGCCGCGGAAATGCCTTATGATTTCCCTCACCACTCAGAAATTGATGGGAAGAACCCTGAGAAAGCTTTCCAGCAACGATGCATATAA
- the LOC126598690 gene encoding GDSL esterase/lipase At5g62930-like isoform X1 — MMRPEILLFGDSITQQSFRPGGWGAALADSYSRKADVKVRGYGGYNTRWALFLLQHLFPLDSKKPPAAATIFFGANDAAVLGRTGERQHVPVEEYKENLRKIVLHLKECSPTILIVLITPPPVDEDGRNEFAQSLYGKDASGLPERTNEVTGVYAKKCIKLAEEMGLRSINLWSAMQETEGWQKKFLSDGLHLTPEGNAVVHQQVVKVFSEAWLSAAEMPYDFPHHSEIDGKNPEKAFQQRCI, encoded by the exons aTGATGAGGCCCGAGATTTTGTTGTTCGGAGACTCAATCACCCAACAATCCTTCCGACCAGGTGGCTGGGGCGCCGCTCTAGCTGATTCTTACTCCCGCAag GCCGATGTAAAAGTTCGTGGGTATGGCGGGTACAACACGAGATGGGCACTGTTCTTGCTGCAGCACCTCTTTCCTTTG GATTCTAAGAAACCTCCTGCTGCTGCCACAATTTTCTTTGGGGCCAATGACGCAGCTGTTTTAGGCAGAACAGGTGAACGGCAACATGTTCCCGTTGAAGAGTACAAGGAGAATCTCAGAAAAATTGTTCTTCATCTCAAG GAGTGTTCTCCCACCATTTTGATTGTGCTTATTACTCCACCACCTGTTGACGAGGATGGCCGTAATGAATTTGCGCA ATCTTTATATGGTAAGGATGCTAGTGGACTTCCAGAAAGGACGAATGAAGTGACAGGAGTTTATGCGAAGAAGTGCATTAAGCTAGCTGAGGAAATGGGTCTACGCTCCATCAATCTTTGGTCCGCAATGCAGGAAACGGAGGGTTGGCAGAAGAAATTTCTAAG TGACGGGTTGCACCTAACACCAGAAGGCAATGCTGTTGTCCACCAACAAGTCGTCAAAGTTTTCAGTGAAGCATGGCTTTCTGCCGCGGAAATGCCTTATGATTTCCCTCACCACTCAGAAATTGATGGGAAGAACCCTGAGAAAGCTTTCCAGCAACGATGCATATAA
- the LOC126598692 gene encoding uncharacterized protein LOC126598692, which yields MREFCKGETIHPAATRFATNYIALDSLLKKKAGLKQLFTSDDWANHNFSRSNAGRMVESIVIDHAFWTQLEHMCQVFEPLYKVLRIVDIEVYPTIGAIYELMRVVKDDLERKHGARWVIKIIDDRWYKTLYHDLHAAAYYLNPRYQYRPGVGDDGTLICAVHNVYSKLDHASSTVGQFGNEVYNYLNYNNYIVGLN from the exons atgcgtgaattttgcaaaggagaaactATTCATCCAGCtgccactcgattcgccaccaactatattgcattagacagcctacttaagaagaaagcagggttgaaacaactattcactagtgacgattgggccaaccacaatttcagccgctcaaatgcaggtcgtatggtggaaagtatagtgattgatcatgctttttggactcaattaGAACATatgtgccaagtgtttgaacctctttacaaagttttacgaaTCGTTGACATAGAAGTGTATCCTACGATAGGggcaatatatgagttgatgcgtgtagtgaaggatgacttggaaagaaaacatggtgcaaggtgggtcataaagataattgatgaccgatggtataaaacattataccacgatttgcatgcagcag catattatttgaatcctcgataccaatacagacccggtgttggagatgatggtacccttatatgtgctgtacataatgtatactctaaattagaccatGCATCATCaacagttggccaatttggaaatgaggtatacaattacttaaattataataattacattgttggattaaactaa
- the LOC126598695 gene encoding uncharacterized protein LOC126598695 — protein sequence MADLGPVPRMLTDWIISRWRRPTLELHALTITFSLVRKIADWPYLGFHAWYLAHLCNEVKGINYRHNIRRLEVMVAKLKEEMVAYEAECEHFTKRLADEAAHVESLDLCLRV from the exons ATGGCCGATCTAGGACCAGTCCCAAGGATGTTAACGGATTGGATAATTTCGCGATGGCGTCGGCCTACATTAGAGCTGCATGCCCTTACCATAACATTCAGCCTAGTGAGGAAGATAGCAGACTGGCCATACTTGGGATTTCACGCTTGGTATTTG GCACATTTGTGTAATGAGGTTAAAGGGATAAACTATCGGCATAACATCCGTAGGTTGGAGGTGATGGTGGCAAAATTGAAAGAGGAAATGGTGGCATATGAAGCTGAGTGCGAGCATTTCACTAAGAGGTTGGCGGATGAGGCGGCTCATGTCGAATCGCTAGATTTGTGCCTTCGCGTATAG
- the LOC126598688 gene encoding probable boron transporter 2 isoform X2 — translation MEETFVPFRGIKNDLKGRLLCYKQDWTGGLRAGIRILAPTTYIFFASAIPVISFGEQLERNTNGSLTAVQTLASTSLCGIIHSIVGGQPLLILGVAEPTVLMYTFMFNFAKDRKDLGQKLFLAWTGWVCMWTALLLFLLAVLGACSIINRFTRVAGELFGLLIAMLFMQQAIKGLVEEFGIPQRENPNQTALQPSWRFGNGMFALVLSFGLLLTALRSRKARSWRYGTGCLRGLIADYGVPFMVLVWTAASYIPVNDVPRGIPRRLFSPNPWSPGAYSNWTVIKEMMNVPPLYIVGAFIPATMIAVLYYFDHSVASQLAQQKEFNLKKPASYHYDLLLLGFLVMLCGLIGIPPSNGVIPQSPMHTKSLATLKHQLLRNKLASTARSSIRKNSSLSELYQRMKDAYNGMQTPLVYQLPSALGLKELKESTLQLASSAGYIDAPVDETVFDVDKDIDDLLPIEVKEQRLSNLLQSLMAGCCVGAMPVLKKIPTSVLWGYFAFMAIESLPGNQFWERILFLFTAPSRRYKVLEKNHGTFLETVPFKTIVTFTLFQTAYLLMCFGLTWIPIAGVLFPLLIMLLVPVRQYFLPKFFKGAHLQDLDAAEYEEAPSITFNLPLEDLDLQSRTTNIDGGEMLDEIITRSRGEIHHTHSSKTSSLNPTPLEGSPRMSQIVHCPRLLRGERSPRLSAQGLETTQASSPGPSTLGQISRGSSS, via the exons ATGGAAGAAACATTTGTTCCCTTTCGCGGGATAAAGAATGACCTCAAGGGGAGACTTCTGTGCTACAAACAGGATTGGACTGGTGGTTTACGTGCGGGAATCAG GATCTTGGCGCCAACAACATACATATTCTTTGCTTCAGCAATTCCTGTTATCTCATTTGGGGAACAGCTCGAAAGAAATACAA ATGGAAGCTTGACTGCAGTACAGACTCTTGCATCCACATCACTTTGTGGCATAATCCACTCAATTGTTGGAGGCCAGCCCCTGCTTATACTAGGGGTGGCTGAGCCAACGGTATTGATGTATACATTTATGTTCAACTTTGCTAAGGACCGGAAGGATTTGGGGCAGAAACTCTTCTTAGCCTGGACTGGATG GGTATGTATGTGGACAGCCCTTTTGCTCTTCTTGCTGGCGGTTCTGGGTGCATGCTCTATTATCAATAGGTTTACGCGTGTTGCTGGTGAATTGTTTGGTCTGCTAATTGCAATGCTTTTTATGCAGCAGGCCATAAAG GGACTCGTGGAGGAATTTGGCATACCCCAGAGAGAAAATCCCAATCAGACTGCACTGCAACCTTCTTGGCGGTTTGGCAATGGAATGTTTGCGCTAGTTCTGTCATTTGGCCTTCTTTTAACTGCATTGAGAAGCCGTAAAGCTAGATCCTGGCGTTATGGCACAG GTTGCCTACGGGGATTAATTGCGGATTATGGAGTTCCATTTATGGTGCTTGTTTGGACTGCGGCCTCTTACATACCAGTTAATGATGTCCCTAGAGGGATCCCAAGACGACTGTTCAGTCCAAACCCATGGTCTCCTGGTGCATACTCAAATTGGACAGTTATCAAG gagatgatgaatgtacctCCATTATATATAGTTGGAGCATTTATACCAGCAACTATGATCGCTGTGCTCTACTACTTTGATCACAGTGTTGCATCTCAACTTGCCCAACAGAAAGAATTTAATCTGAAGAAACCGGCTTCATATCATTATGACCTTCTCCTTCTGGGTTTTCTG GTCATGTTATGTGGGCTTATTGGCATTCCCCCTTCCAATGGAGTAATCCCACAATCTCCTATGCATACAAAAAGCTTAGCTACTCTAAAACATCAG CTTTTGCGGAATAAGCTTGCATCAACAGCTCGAAGTAGTATACGCAAAAATTCAAGTTTGAGTGAATTATACCAGCGCATGAAAGATGCATACAATGGAATGCAGACTCCACTAGTCTACCAACTTCCATCTGCTTTG GGACTAAAAGAGCTGAAAGAATCCACACTCCAATTGGCCTCTAGTGCTGGCTACATTGATGCCCCTGTTGATGAGACTGTTTTTGATGTGGATAAGGATATTGACGATCTTCTGCCCATTGAAGTAAAAGAGCAACGTCTCAGCAATCTGCTTCAATCATTGATGGCTGGTTGTTGTGTAGGTGCTATGCCTGTTTTGAAAAAAATCCCAACATCAGTTCTTTGGGGTTATTTTGCTTTCATGGCGATTGAAAGCTTGCCTGGAAATCAATTTTGGGAGAGAATATTGTTTCTTTTCACTGCTCCAAGTCGAAGATACAA GGTGCTGGAGAAGAATCATGGAACCTTTCTTGAGACAGTGCCTTTCAAAACAATTGTGACCTTCACATTGTTCCAGACGGCTTACTTGCTTATGTGTTTTGGCTTAACATGGATCCCGATTGCTGGGGTGCTATTCCCATTGTTGATCATGCTTCTAGTCCCAGTGCGGCAGTATTTTCTCCCTAAGTTTTTCAAAGGTGCTCACCTTCAAGACCTGGATGCTGCAGAATATGAGGAAGCCCCTTCCATCACTTTCAACCTGCCCCTTGAA GATCTGGATCTTCAATCAAGAACCACTAACATAGACGGTGGGGAGATGCTTGATGAAATTATCACAAGAAGCCGCGGCGAGATCCACCACACTCATAGTTCAAAAACATCAAGTTTGAACCCTACTCCGCTAGAAGGTAGCCCAAGGATGTCACAGATAGTGCACTGCCCCCGTTTACTGAGAGGAGAAAGAAGCCCCCGACTGAGTGCACAGGGACTTGAAACAACACAGGCTTCCAGCCCTGGGCCATCTACCCTCGGACAAATCTCTCGTGGTTCTTCAAGCTAA
- the LOC126598688 gene encoding probable boron transporter 2 isoform X1, translating to MLAHSLIGVIMEETFVPFRGIKNDLKGRLLCYKQDWTGGLRAGIRILAPTTYIFFASAIPVISFGEQLERNTNGSLTAVQTLASTSLCGIIHSIVGGQPLLILGVAEPTVLMYTFMFNFAKDRKDLGQKLFLAWTGWVCMWTALLLFLLAVLGACSIINRFTRVAGELFGLLIAMLFMQQAIKGLVEEFGIPQRENPNQTALQPSWRFGNGMFALVLSFGLLLTALRSRKARSWRYGTGCLRGLIADYGVPFMVLVWTAASYIPVNDVPRGIPRRLFSPNPWSPGAYSNWTVIKEMMNVPPLYIVGAFIPATMIAVLYYFDHSVASQLAQQKEFNLKKPASYHYDLLLLGFLVMLCGLIGIPPSNGVIPQSPMHTKSLATLKHQLLRNKLASTARSSIRKNSSLSELYQRMKDAYNGMQTPLVYQLPSALGLKELKESTLQLASSAGYIDAPVDETVFDVDKDIDDLLPIEVKEQRLSNLLQSLMAGCCVGAMPVLKKIPTSVLWGYFAFMAIESLPGNQFWERILFLFTAPSRRYKVLEKNHGTFLETVPFKTIVTFTLFQTAYLLMCFGLTWIPIAGVLFPLLIMLLVPVRQYFLPKFFKGAHLQDLDAAEYEEAPSITFNLPLEDLDLQSRTTNIDGGEMLDEIITRSRGEIHHTHSSKTSSLNPTPLEGSPRMSQIVHCPRLLRGERSPRLSAQGLETTQASSPGPSTLGQISRGSSS from the exons ATGCTTGCACATTCTCT TATTGGAGTTATTATGGAAGAAACATTTGTTCCCTTTCGCGGGATAAAGAATGACCTCAAGGGGAGACTTCTGTGCTACAAACAGGATTGGACTGGTGGTTTACGTGCGGGAATCAG GATCTTGGCGCCAACAACATACATATTCTTTGCTTCAGCAATTCCTGTTATCTCATTTGGGGAACAGCTCGAAAGAAATACAA ATGGAAGCTTGACTGCAGTACAGACTCTTGCATCCACATCACTTTGTGGCATAATCCACTCAATTGTTGGAGGCCAGCCCCTGCTTATACTAGGGGTGGCTGAGCCAACGGTATTGATGTATACATTTATGTTCAACTTTGCTAAGGACCGGAAGGATTTGGGGCAGAAACTCTTCTTAGCCTGGACTGGATG GGTATGTATGTGGACAGCCCTTTTGCTCTTCTTGCTGGCGGTTCTGGGTGCATGCTCTATTATCAATAGGTTTACGCGTGTTGCTGGTGAATTGTTTGGTCTGCTAATTGCAATGCTTTTTATGCAGCAGGCCATAAAG GGACTCGTGGAGGAATTTGGCATACCCCAGAGAGAAAATCCCAATCAGACTGCACTGCAACCTTCTTGGCGGTTTGGCAATGGAATGTTTGCGCTAGTTCTGTCATTTGGCCTTCTTTTAACTGCATTGAGAAGCCGTAAAGCTAGATCCTGGCGTTATGGCACAG GTTGCCTACGGGGATTAATTGCGGATTATGGAGTTCCATTTATGGTGCTTGTTTGGACTGCGGCCTCTTACATACCAGTTAATGATGTCCCTAGAGGGATCCCAAGACGACTGTTCAGTCCAAACCCATGGTCTCCTGGTGCATACTCAAATTGGACAGTTATCAAG gagatgatgaatgtacctCCATTATATATAGTTGGAGCATTTATACCAGCAACTATGATCGCTGTGCTCTACTACTTTGATCACAGTGTTGCATCTCAACTTGCCCAACAGAAAGAATTTAATCTGAAGAAACCGGCTTCATATCATTATGACCTTCTCCTTCTGGGTTTTCTG GTCATGTTATGTGGGCTTATTGGCATTCCCCCTTCCAATGGAGTAATCCCACAATCTCCTATGCATACAAAAAGCTTAGCTACTCTAAAACATCAG CTTTTGCGGAATAAGCTTGCATCAACAGCTCGAAGTAGTATACGCAAAAATTCAAGTTTGAGTGAATTATACCAGCGCATGAAAGATGCATACAATGGAATGCAGACTCCACTAGTCTACCAACTTCCATCTGCTTTG GGACTAAAAGAGCTGAAAGAATCCACACTCCAATTGGCCTCTAGTGCTGGCTACATTGATGCCCCTGTTGATGAGACTGTTTTTGATGTGGATAAGGATATTGACGATCTTCTGCCCATTGAAGTAAAAGAGCAACGTCTCAGCAATCTGCTTCAATCATTGATGGCTGGTTGTTGTGTAGGTGCTATGCCTGTTTTGAAAAAAATCCCAACATCAGTTCTTTGGGGTTATTTTGCTTTCATGGCGATTGAAAGCTTGCCTGGAAATCAATTTTGGGAGAGAATATTGTTTCTTTTCACTGCTCCAAGTCGAAGATACAA GGTGCTGGAGAAGAATCATGGAACCTTTCTTGAGACAGTGCCTTTCAAAACAATTGTGACCTTCACATTGTTCCAGACGGCTTACTTGCTTATGTGTTTTGGCTTAACATGGATCCCGATTGCTGGGGTGCTATTCCCATTGTTGATCATGCTTCTAGTCCCAGTGCGGCAGTATTTTCTCCCTAAGTTTTTCAAAGGTGCTCACCTTCAAGACCTGGATGCTGCAGAATATGAGGAAGCCCCTTCCATCACTTTCAACCTGCCCCTTGAA GATCTGGATCTTCAATCAAGAACCACTAACATAGACGGTGGGGAGATGCTTGATGAAATTATCACAAGAAGCCGCGGCGAGATCCACCACACTCATAGTTCAAAAACATCAAGTTTGAACCCTACTCCGCTAGAAGGTAGCCCAAGGATGTCACAGATAGTGCACTGCCCCCGTTTACTGAGAGGAGAAAGAAGCCCCCGACTGAGTGCACAGGGACTTGAAACAACACAGGCTTCCAGCCCTGGGCCATCTACCCTCGGACAAATCTCTCGTGGTTCTTCAAGCTAA